The proteins below come from a single Haladaptatus paucihalophilus DX253 genomic window:
- a CDS encoding NADH-quinone oxidoreductase subunit D, translating to MSSQRGERLPAVQELEADELAELLGDLAIGRDDHLNAPGFVVRPDEVQTALTTLRDEAGFDHLSCLSAQQYEDRYESIYHLKKYADPTQEVSIVVPTPTDAPVSQTAEPVYRTAEWHEREAYDLVGIEYEGHPDLRRILLPQAWKGHPLSNDYDQNRPQIVTLEAHRNPIKHDEYADNADTMFLNIGPHHPATHGVLHIETVLDGEQVLDVRPDIGYLHRCEEQMAQSGKYRHEIMPYPDRWDYTANMTNEWAYARAAEDLADIDVPEYAQILRTLGVELSRMTGHFLALGTFALDVYGDFTAIFQYAFRDREIVQNILEDLTGQRMMYNYFRLGGVIWDVPEPRREFFDKTLDFIDGLPATMEEYHDLLTSNEIFQLRCVDTGILEPDVAKQYGVTGPVARGSGIDYDLRRDDPYGYYDQLDWDVVTEDGCDNYARVLVRLREVEQSARIVEQCVELLEDWPEEERTLQSNVPRTLKPPMDAETYRAVEGAKGELGVYIRSDNTDSPARFKIRSPCFHNLSALPEMSEGELVPDLIASLGSLDIVLGEVDR from the coding sequence ATGAGTTCGCAACGAGGAGAACGCCTTCCGGCGGTGCAGGAATTGGAGGCGGACGAACTGGCCGAACTCCTCGGCGACCTCGCCATCGGCCGCGACGACCACTTGAACGCGCCGGGATTCGTCGTTCGGCCCGACGAAGTGCAGACCGCCTTGACGACGCTCCGGGACGAGGCCGGATTCGACCACCTCTCGTGTCTGTCGGCCCAGCAGTACGAGGACCGCTACGAGAGCATCTATCACTTGAAAAAGTACGCCGACCCCACCCAAGAGGTGAGTATCGTCGTCCCCACGCCGACCGACGCGCCCGTGAGCCAGACCGCGGAACCCGTCTACAGAACCGCGGAGTGGCACGAGCGTGAGGCCTACGACCTCGTGGGTATCGAGTACGAAGGACACCCCGACTTGCGTCGGATTCTCCTTCCGCAGGCGTGGAAGGGCCACCCGCTTTCCAACGACTACGACCAGAACCGTCCGCAAATCGTCACGCTGGAGGCCCACAGGAACCCGATAAAACACGACGAGTACGCGGACAACGCCGACACGATGTTTCTCAACATCGGGCCGCACCACCCGGCGACCCACGGCGTCCTCCACATCGAAACCGTCCTCGACGGCGAGCAGGTGCTGGACGTTCGCCCCGACATCGGCTACCTCCACCGCTGCGAGGAGCAGATGGCGCAATCGGGAAAATACCGGCACGAAATCATGCCGTACCCCGACCGCTGGGATTACACCGCGAACATGACCAACGAGTGGGCGTACGCGCGGGCGGCCGAGGACCTCGCGGACATCGACGTGCCGGAGTACGCCCAAATCCTCCGGACGCTCGGCGTCGAACTCTCGCGCATGACCGGCCACTTCCTCGCGCTCGGGACCTTCGCACTCGACGTGTACGGCGACTTCACCGCCATCTTCCAGTACGCGTTCCGGGATCGCGAAATCGTCCAGAACATCCTGGAGGACCTGACCGGCCAGCGCATGATGTACAACTACTTCCGCCTCGGCGGGGTCATCTGGGACGTTCCGGAGCCGCGTCGGGAGTTCTTCGACAAGACGCTGGACTTCATCGACGGTCTCCCGGCGACGATGGAGGAGTATCACGACCTCCTCACGAGCAACGAGATATTCCAACTCCGCTGCGTCGATACCGGCATCCTCGAACCCGACGTGGCGAAACAGTACGGCGTCACCGGACCGGTCGCCCGCGGGTCGGGCATCGACTACGACCTGCGCCGCGACGACCCCTACGGCTACTACGACCAACTCGACTGGGACGTCGTAACCGAGGATGGCTGTGACAACTACGCCCGCGTCCTCGTCCGACTCCGGGAGGTCGAGCAGTCGGCCAGAATCGTCGAGCAGTGCGTCGAACTGCTGGAGGACTGGCCCGAGGAGGAGCGCACCCTGCAGTCGAACGTCCCCCGGACGCTCAAACCGCCGATGGACGCGGAGACGTACCGCGCGGTGGAGGGCGCGAAGGGCGAACTCGGCGTCTACATCCGCTCGGACAACACCGACAGCCCCGCGCGGTTCAAGATCCGAAGCCCGTGTTTCCACAACCTCTCGGCCCTGCCGGAGATGTCGGAAGGAGAGTTGGTGCCGGACCTGATCGCGTCACTCGGGAGTCTCGATATCGTGTTGGGAGAGGTGGACCGGTAG
- a CDS encoding PAS domain S-box protein: protein MNDDTEMLDRAATFLERESKQLRLRTATSGEEALCTLRADDIHCLVSEYVLPGMDGVSLLESVREGFPTLPFILFTDAGSETVAGRAISAGVTDYLQKEASTEQYAVLAERIETAVDSTDTEDALQESEERYRTVVEGGHDAVYIYQDDHFTFVNERACEMTGYGADELRGLNVWSLVHSDDHERVRTIAENRLRGTHDVSTYDARFTTKDGETRYGNFSVRETTYEGRTATIGSVRDVTDRKRTEARLKALIEHSHDLVTLVDDRGIIRYESPSVERLGYDPDELVGEPALEYIHPADRSHVADTFSRTLENPEVSPTITYRFRHADGSWRYLETAGENHIATVDVEGVVLNSRDVTEHVRMKEAHEDILARMTDAFLALDDDWRFTFVNERAEELLNRTAPEIIGDVIWDEFPEAVDSAFYHGYRDAMRTQEPTTFEAYFPPYDRWYEANAYPSADGLSVYLRDVTERKNRETTLEELHNATRTLMQAESIAAVSDIAVRVARDVLGLPVTAIWQCEDATPRLIARTAEHRTAYGESVSASDRRATVETYETGETVTRETRIEGVESEAFVPLGARGVITFGAERLDEFDIYYAQLLAANTAAALDRAEREDERRAHQWELERQNERLEEFASVVSHDLRNPLNVAQGYLDMYRATADEDHLSRIERAHDRMVNIVDDVLTLARQGRTVSETRAVSGLAVTTNAWGSVETGTATLDASWTATISADGSRLQQLLENLFRNAVEHGQSDVTVRVGTLDSIAGDGGMQRDRPTSTTNEAATDRGFFVEDDGPGIPESSREAVFESGYSTGEQGTGLGLPIVRQIAEAHGWRVSLGEAESGGARFEFTGIELADE, encoded by the coding sequence GTGAACGACGACACAGAGATGCTCGACCGTGCGGCGACGTTCCTCGAACGGGAGTCGAAGCAGCTACGACTCCGAACCGCAACCTCCGGCGAGGAGGCGCTTTGCACCCTTCGTGCGGACGATATCCATTGTCTCGTTTCGGAGTACGTTTTGCCCGGAATGGACGGGGTGTCCCTCCTCGAATCGGTTCGGGAGGGGTTTCCGACCCTCCCGTTTATCCTTTTTACCGATGCGGGGAGCGAAACCGTCGCCGGTCGCGCCATTTCGGCTGGCGTCACCGACTACCTCCAAAAGGAAGCATCGACCGAACAGTACGCGGTGTTGGCGGAGCGAATCGAAACCGCCGTCGATTCGACCGATACCGAAGACGCGCTCCAAGAGAGCGAGGAGCGCTATCGAACGGTCGTCGAGGGAGGTCACGACGCGGTGTACATCTATCAGGACGACCACTTCACGTTCGTCAACGAGCGTGCCTGTGAGATGACCGGCTACGGCGCGGACGAACTACGGGGTCTCAACGTCTGGTCGCTCGTCCACTCGGACGACCACGAGCGCGTGCGGACCATCGCCGAAAATCGACTGCGCGGGACGCACGACGTTTCGACCTACGACGCCCGATTCACGACGAAAGACGGGGAGACGCGATACGGGAACTTCTCCGTCCGCGAAACCACCTACGAGGGGCGTACGGCGACCATCGGGTCTGTCCGTGACGTGACCGACCGCAAACGGACAGAGGCGCGACTGAAGGCGCTCATCGAGCACTCTCACGACCTCGTGACGCTCGTCGACGACCGGGGGATAATCCGGTACGAAAGTCCCTCCGTCGAGCGTCTCGGTTACGACCCCGACGAACTCGTCGGCGAACCGGCCCTCGAATACATTCATCCGGCCGACCGCTCGCACGTCGCCGATACGTTCTCCCGAACGCTCGAAAACCCGGAGGTTTCGCCGACCATCACCTATCGCTTTCGGCACGCGGACGGGTCGTGGCGCTATCTCGAAACGGCGGGGGAAAACCACATCGCGACCGTCGATGTGGAGGGAGTGGTGTTGAACTCGCGGGACGTGACCGAACACGTCCGCATGAAGGAAGCGCACGAGGACATCCTCGCGCGCATGACCGACGCGTTCCTCGCGCTCGACGACGACTGGCGGTTCACGTTCGTCAACGAGCGGGCGGAAGAGTTGCTCAACCGAACCGCGCCGGAGATCATCGGCGACGTCATCTGGGACGAGTTCCCCGAGGCGGTCGACTCCGCGTTTTACCACGGCTACCGCGATGCCATGCGAACGCAGGAACCGACGACGTTTGAAGCGTACTTCCCGCCGTACGACAGGTGGTACGAAGCGAACGCGTACCCGTCCGCCGACGGCCTGTCGGTGTATCTACGCGACGTAACCGAACGAAAGAACAGGGAGACGACGCTCGAAGAACTCCACAACGCAACCCGGACCCTCATGCAGGCGGAATCCATCGCCGCCGTGAGCGACATCGCGGTCCGCGTGGCCCGCGACGTACTCGGCCTCCCGGTAACCGCCATCTGGCAGTGCGAGGACGCCACGCCCCGACTCATCGCTCGGACGGCGGAACATCGGACGGCGTACGGCGAGTCGGTCTCGGCTTCCGACCGACGGGCGACGGTGGAAACCTACGAGACCGGTGAGACGGTCACCAGGGAGACTCGTATCGAGGGCGTCGAATCGGAAGCGTTCGTTCCGCTCGGCGCGCGCGGCGTCATCACCTTCGGCGCGGAACGACTGGACGAGTTCGACATCTACTACGCGCAGTTGCTCGCCGCGAACACCGCCGCCGCCCTCGACCGTGCGGAGCGCGAGGACGAGCGGCGGGCGCATCAATGGGAGTTGGAACGGCAGAACGAGCGGTTGGAGGAGTTCGCAAGCGTCGTCTCGCACGACCTTCGAAACCCGCTGAACGTCGCACAAGGCTATCTCGACATGTATCGTGCGACCGCGGACGAAGACCACCTCTCCCGAATTGAGCGCGCCCACGACCGGATGGTCAACATCGTCGACGACGTGTTGACCCTCGCACGGCAGGGGCGGACGGTGAGCGAGACGAGAGCGGTCTCGGGATTGGCCGTCACCACGAACGCTTGGGGGTCCGTTGAAACCGGCACCGCCACCCTGGACGCGTCGTGGACGGCGACCATCAGCGCCGACGGGAGTCGGCTCCAGCAGTTGCTCGAAAACCTGTTCCGAAACGCGGTCGAACACGGCCAATCTGACGTGACCGTTCGCGTCGGTACGCTCGACAGTATCGCCGGGGATGGAGGGATGCAACGCGACCGACCGACTAGTACCACGAACGAAGCGGCGACCGACCGCGGGTTTTTCGTCGAAGACGACGGGCCGGGAATTCCCGAATCGTCGCGTGAGGCTGTGTTCGAGTCTGGCTACTCCACCGGGGAGCAGGGCACCGGACTCGGTTTACCCATCGTTAGACAGATCGCCGAAGCCCACGGTTGGCGGGTTTCGCTCGGCGAGGCGGAAAGCGGCGGCGCACGATTCGAGTTCACGGGCATCGAACTGGCGGACGAATGA
- a CDS encoding phosphoribosyltransferase has protein sequence MFDDRTDAGQQLASLVTREGIDADIVLAIPRGGLPIGRPVADALDVPLDVIVAKKLGAPGNPELAIGAVGADGSVWLNDDLIDRLGVGDAYLQGEKERKTEAAREKAETYRGGDRVPDIEGKRVLIVDDGVATGATTIACLRQVKSEGANRVTLAVPVGSPSSIEELRGEADEVLCIEAPFQFGAVGQFYRVFEQVPDEVARTYLED, from the coding sequence ATGTTCGACGACAGAACTGACGCGGGGCAACAACTCGCGTCGCTCGTCACACGGGAGGGGATAGACGCGGACATCGTACTCGCGATTCCGCGCGGCGGGCTACCGATTGGACGACCGGTCGCGGACGCACTCGACGTCCCGCTCGACGTGATTGTCGCAAAGAAACTGGGTGCACCCGGGAACCCGGAACTCGCAATCGGGGCCGTCGGCGCGGACGGAAGCGTCTGGCTGAACGACGACCTCATCGACCGACTCGGCGTCGGCGATGCGTACCTCCAAGGGGAGAAAGAGCGCAAGACCGAAGCGGCCCGCGAGAAGGCGGAGACGTACCGCGGCGGCGACCGGGTACCCGATATCGAGGGGAAACGGGTGCTCATCGTGGACGACGGCGTGGCGACCGGCGCGACGACCATCGCCTGTTTGAGACAGGTGAAGAGCGAGGGTGCGAACCGCGTTACGCTGGCCGTTCCGGTCGGGTCGCCGAGTTCCATCGAGGAGTTGCGCGGCGAGGCGGACGAGGTGCTCTGCATCGAAGCGCCGTTCCAGTTCGGAGCGGTCGGGCAGTTCTATCGAGTGTTCGAGCAGGTACCCGACGAGGTGGCGAGAACGTATCTAGAGGACTAG
- a CDS encoding transcription initiation factor IIB, which translates to MTTTKIQRYSESGVSAHEREHESEDEREEGVCPECGGNVISDEGRGETVCAECGLVVEEDSVDRGPEWRAFDSKEKDQKSRVGAPTTKMMHDKGLSTNIGWQDKDAYGNTLGSRQREKMQRLRTWNERFRTRDSKERNLKQALGEIDRMASALGLPKNVRETASVIYRRALDDDLLPGRSIEGVATSAVYAAARQTGVPRSLDEVAAVSRIDEMEFKRTYRYIVRELGLEIQPADPLSYVSRFASDLDISDESERRAKDLLKTAKEQGVHSGKSPVGLAAAAVYAGSLLSNEKVTQSEVSDVANVSEVTIRNRYQELLEASQDGGVTA; encoded by the coding sequence ATGACTACAACCAAGATACAACGCTATAGCGAGTCCGGCGTATCGGCCCACGAACGGGAACACGAGAGCGAGGACGAGCGAGAAGAGGGCGTCTGCCCCGAATGTGGCGGCAACGTCATCAGCGACGAAGGTCGCGGCGAAACCGTCTGCGCCGAGTGCGGTCTCGTCGTCGAAGAAGATTCCGTCGACCGCGGTCCCGAATGGCGCGCGTTCGACTCGAAGGAGAAAGACCAGAAGAGCCGCGTCGGGGCACCGACGACGAAGATGATGCACGACAAGGGGCTGTCGACCAACATCGGCTGGCAGGACAAGGACGCCTACGGCAACACCCTCGGCTCCCGCCAGCGCGAGAAGATGCAGCGCCTCCGAACGTGGAACGAGCGCTTCCGCACCCGCGACAGCAAGGAGCGCAACCTCAAACAGGCGCTCGGCGAAATCGACCGCATGGCCAGCGCGCTCGGCCTCCCGAAGAACGTCCGGGAAACCGCGAGCGTCATCTACCGCCGCGCGCTCGACGACGACCTCCTTCCGGGACGGTCCATCGAGGGCGTCGCAACCTCGGCGGTGTACGCCGCCGCGCGTCAGACCGGCGTGCCGCGCAGTCTGGACGAAGTGGCCGCCGTCAGCCGAATCGACGAGATGGAGTTCAAGCGCACCTACCGCTACATCGTCCGCGAACTCGGCCTCGAAATCCAACCCGCCGACCCCCTGAGCTACGTCTCGCGGTTCGCCTCGGACCTCGACATCAGCGACGAATCCGAGCGCCGGGCGAAGGACCTGCTCAAGACCGCGAAGGAACAGGGCGTCCACAGCGGCAAATCGCCGGTCGGTCTCGCGGCCGCCGCCGTTTACGCCGGATCCCTGCTCAGCAACGAGAAGGTGACACAGAGCGAGGTCAGCGACGTCGCCAACGTGAGCGAAGTCACCATCCGCAACCGGTATCAGGAACTGCTCGAAGCGAGCCAAGACGGCGGCGTCACCGCCTAA
- a CDS encoding class I SAM-dependent methyltransferase gives MSDPQDGTERTAREWWNSWANHFQSEYGDGEIPVGIAFGPGAEQGDDLGLLGELDGVKAIELGCGGAQFGIGVSKRGADVTGVDISEEQLAFARSLADEHDQDIEFVESSVTEMPTVASETYDIAFSAFAFQWVRDLEACFAEAYRVLKEDGKLVFSVDHPYYKTLDAETGEFERSYFSDEPRRVYSEEFDAEMVIYSRGVGETVSLLTDVGFTVEAIREPGYEDPDCYESEYGSFAPELMATVPPTIVYSARK, from the coding sequence ATGAGCGACCCCCAAGACGGGACCGAGCGGACTGCGAGGGAGTGGTGGAACAGTTGGGCGAACCATTTTCAATCGGAGTACGGCGACGGCGAGATACCCGTCGGAATCGCGTTCGGACCGGGTGCGGAACAGGGCGACGACCTCGGTCTCCTCGGCGAACTGGACGGAGTGAAAGCCATCGAACTCGGATGCGGCGGCGCGCAGTTCGGAATTGGGGTATCGAAACGCGGTGCGGATGTGACAGGTGTCGATATCTCGGAAGAGCAGTTGGCGTTCGCGCGAAGCCTCGCGGACGAACACGACCAAGACATCGAGTTCGTCGAAAGCAGCGTGACGGAGATGCCGACGGTCGCCTCCGAGACGTACGACATCGCCTTTTCGGCCTTCGCGTTCCAGTGGGTCCGCGACCTCGAAGCCTGCTTTGCCGAGGCGTATCGCGTCCTGAAAGAGGACGGGAAACTCGTCTTCAGCGTGGACCATCCGTACTACAAGACCCTCGACGCCGAAACCGGGGAGTTCGAGCGGAGCTACTTCTCCGACGAACCGAGGCGGGTCTACAGCGAGGAGTTCGACGCGGAGATGGTAATTTACAGCCGAGGGGTCGGGGAGACCGTTTCGCTCCTGACGGACGTCGGGTTCACAGTCGAAGCGATACGGGAACCCGGATACGAGGACCCCGATTGCTACGAGTCCGAGTACGGGAGTTTCGCCCCGGAGCTCATGGCGACGGTTCCGCCGACCATCGTCTACTCGGCGCGGAAGTGA
- a CDS encoding WD40/YVTN/BNR-like repeat-containing protein: MLIAGSDDGVYRISGLRESGGTTAEKLLDAEKVFRVEQFDGPDGLFVAAKSGVYYSPDGDEWTTLSVPDEEVYSVTVAPSGERLYAGTRPARLFVADFGSGVPSDGEAWAEVVGFRELRDRIDWGLDRHDGLAQIRSLRTHPDAPERLVAGVEVGGVHVSDDGGENWRSRCIDCDAPHTDDIHHLVLEDEGTIVASTGSGLYRSTDVGRTWTRLDGDHDQRYFRGAFVHDGTVYAGGAPASSSSWEEGNHALFASHDGKSLERISFPTSDEVAIGWCAVDGDVLTATHRGTLFRHRSGDWETVGSVPTPGRVRGRYMPLTWYEP; the protein is encoded by the coding sequence ATGCTCATCGCTGGAAGCGACGACGGCGTGTATCGAATTTCGGGCCTCCGCGAATCAGGGGGAACGACGGCCGAAAAGCTACTCGACGCCGAGAAAGTGTTTCGAGTCGAGCAGTTCGATGGACCGGACGGGCTGTTCGTGGCCGCGAAGTCGGGGGTATACTATTCTCCCGACGGAGACGAGTGGACGACCCTCTCCGTCCCGGACGAGGAGGTGTACAGCGTCACCGTCGCCCCGTCGGGCGAGCGACTGTACGCCGGTACGCGGCCCGCCCGCCTGTTCGTCGCCGACTTCGGCTCGGGCGTTCCGTCCGACGGGGAGGCGTGGGCGGAAGTCGTCGGCTTTCGGGAGTTACGTGACCGAATCGACTGGGGGTTGGACCGCCACGACGGTCTCGCGCAGATTCGAAGCCTCCGTACGCACCCTGACGCGCCGGAACGACTCGTCGCGGGCGTCGAAGTCGGCGGCGTTCACGTGAGCGACGACGGCGGGGAGAACTGGCGGTCGCGGTGCATCGACTGCGACGCGCCGCACACGGACGACATCCACCACCTCGTCCTCGAAGACGAGGGAACCATCGTCGCCTCGACCGGAAGCGGCCTGTACCGTTCGACCGACGTCGGCAGGACGTGGACGCGATTGGACGGCGACCACGACCAGCGGTATTTCCGCGGCGCGTTCGTCCACGACGGCACGGTCTACGCCGGTGGCGCACCCGCGTCCTCCTCGTCGTGGGAAGAGGGGAACCACGCGCTGTTCGCGTCTCACGACGGGAAATCGCTCGAACGGATTTCCTTTCCGACGTCCGACGAGGTGGCAATCGGATGGTGTGCGGTCGATGGCGACGTTCTGACAGCGACCCACCGCGGGACGCTGTTCCGGCATCGCTCCGGAGACTGGGAGACGGTCGGGTCGGTTCCGACCCCCGGACGTGTGCGGGGACGGTACATGCCGCTGACGTGGTACGAGCCCTGA
- a CDS encoding DUF7350 domain-containing protein gives MNRRSVLRTAGVLGVSSLAGCSGLFETRTMARAPPLVKNRPDAVYIPTHKEGMEMAGMAKQGRYRLALFYSYPHRFWLMGGGTAKQEKKVTIKDADDLHLMASVWDSKTKTVLPTGNVQAELSNGDWSDRRSLWPMLSQNMGFHFGDNIGLNGEGKYTAKIRVSGLDVRRTGALAGQFGDGATLTTEFEFDTDTVEQISYEKLDGRKGQKDAIQPMEMNMPMSHVPQKSDLPGRLVGEESSGDAKFPVTAVENSDFAEDTYLLVSPRTPYRRYPIPNMSLSATLKRDGEAVFDDALNATLDPDVGLHYGANVPSVRTGDELTVRVDSPPIVSRHEGYETAFLKMPKMQFSV, from the coding sequence ATGAATCGCCGTAGCGTTTTGCGGACCGCCGGCGTCCTCGGCGTCTCCTCGCTGGCAGGCTGTTCTGGGCTGTTCGAGACACGGACGATGGCACGAGCGCCACCGCTCGTCAAAAATCGGCCGGACGCGGTGTACATCCCGACGCACAAGGAGGGCATGGAGATGGCGGGGATGGCGAAACAGGGTCGATACCGCCTCGCGCTGTTTTACTCCTACCCGCACCGCTTCTGGTTGATGGGCGGCGGGACGGCGAAACAGGAGAAGAAGGTTACCATCAAGGACGCAGACGACCTGCACCTGATGGCGTCCGTCTGGGATTCGAAGACGAAGACGGTGCTCCCAACCGGAAACGTCCAGGCCGAACTGTCGAACGGCGACTGGAGCGACAGGAGATCGCTATGGCCCATGCTCTCACAGAACATGGGTTTTCACTTCGGGGACAATATCGGGCTGAACGGAGAGGGGAAATACACCGCAAAGATACGCGTTTCCGGGTTGGACGTCCGCCGGACGGGTGCGCTCGCGGGTCAGTTCGGCGACGGCGCGACGCTCACCACGGAGTTCGAGTTCGATACGGACACGGTGGAGCAAATCTCGTACGAAAAGCTCGACGGCAGGAAGGGCCAGAAAGACGCGATTCAGCCGATGGAGATGAACATGCCGATGAGCCACGTTCCTCAAAAATCGGACCTTCCGGGCCGACTCGTCGGCGAAGAATCGAGCGGCGACGCGAAGTTCCCGGTTACGGCGGTCGAAAACTCCGACTTCGCCGAGGACACGTATCTGCTCGTCTCGCCGCGAACGCCGTATCGCCGCTATCCGATTCCGAACATGTCCCTGTCGGCGACGCTGAAGCGGGACGGAGAGGCGGTGTTCGACGACGCGCTGAACGCCACCCTCGACCCGGACGTCGGACTGCACTACGGGGCGAACGTCCCGAGCGTTCGGACGGGAGACGAACTCACGGTTCGGGTGGACTCGCCGCCCATCGTTTCACGTCACGAAGGGTACGAAACCGCGTTCCTGAAGATGCCGAAAATGCAGTTCTCGGTTTAG
- a CDS encoding outer membrane protein assembly factor BamB family protein: protein MDWTDRLPPRDWLTRGVVLLLVVALLTPSVVSAITYDREASNLKPGTIEQPANGTTIISVQGYHFQGQGNKKKPARLVAVGPKGGVKWVYNGSKEGATWFYDVDPLPNGNLLVVSTQRGGTLVYEMNPKTKEKVWKKFLPIHDTHDIDLINNGTQLLVGNMRNYNETTGKNDDRVYVYDLETDEIVWQWHLRNYYDKGAGGDYTNDWTHLNNVQKIADGKYALDPRNMDEVIIVDRNTGEVTTKLGEDDNHDILNEQHNPDYLESESGKPTFLVADSENNRIVEYEKNGNDWNRTWELGSSGTLTWPRDADRLPNGNTLVVDSSDHRVIEVTPEGEIVWEFYSPWLPYDAERIGTGDESNGPTIADQNAQGQYAITGSANLDPGTGKSLRMSVFLSNAFAGTSMQDTMRHYGARWDQVTPFIRPVWMSEYAFIAAIFAILLLIFWLIGELVYQRKRIYDGVKYRLG from the coding sequence ATGGACTGGACGGACCGACTCCCGCCACGGGATTGGCTCACGCGCGGGGTCGTCTTATTGCTGGTCGTCGCCCTGTTGACCCCCTCCGTGGTCTCCGCGATAACGTACGACCGAGAAGCATCGAATCTCAAACCCGGAACCATCGAACAGCCCGCCAACGGGACGACGATTATCAGCGTTCAAGGCTACCACTTCCAAGGGCAAGGAAACAAGAAAAAGCCCGCGCGCCTCGTCGCCGTCGGCCCGAAAGGCGGCGTGAAATGGGTGTACAACGGCTCGAAGGAGGGCGCGACGTGGTTCTACGACGTCGACCCGCTTCCGAACGGCAACCTGCTCGTCGTCTCGACGCAGCGCGGCGGCACCCTCGTCTACGAGATGAATCCGAAGACGAAGGAGAAGGTCTGGAAGAAGTTCCTCCCGATTCACGACACCCACGACATCGACCTCATCAACAACGGGACGCAGTTGCTCGTCGGCAACATGCGTAACTACAACGAGACGACCGGGAAGAACGACGACCGGGTGTACGTCTACGACCTCGAAACGGACGAAATCGTCTGGCAGTGGCACCTGCGTAACTACTACGACAAGGGTGCTGGCGGCGATTACACGAACGACTGGACGCACCTGAACAACGTCCAGAAAATCGCCGACGGGAAGTACGCGCTCGACCCGCGGAACATGGACGAGGTGATAATCGTCGACCGGAACACGGGCGAGGTCACGACGAAACTCGGCGAGGACGACAACCACGACATCCTCAACGAACAGCACAACCCCGACTACCTCGAAAGCGAATCGGGCAAGCCGACTTTCCTCGTCGCCGACTCCGAGAACAACCGTATCGTGGAGTACGAGAAGAACGGCAACGATTGGAACCGGACGTGGGAACTCGGGTCGTCGGGCACCCTGACGTGGCCCCGTGACGCGGACCGCCTGCCGAACGGCAACACGCTCGTCGTGGACTCCTCGGACCACCGCGTCATCGAAGTGACCCCCGAGGGAGAAATCGTCTGGGAGTTCTACTCGCCGTGGCTGCCGTACGACGCCGAACGCATCGGCACCGGCGACGAATCTAACGGTCCGACCATCGCCGACCAGAACGCCCAAGGGCAGTACGCCATCACCGGTAGCGCGAACCTCGACCCCGGAACGGGCAAGAGCCTCAGGATGTCCGTGTTCCTCTCGAACGCCTTCGCGGGCACGTCGATGCAGGACACCATGCGCCACTACGGCGCGCGCTGGGACCAAGTGACGCCGTTCATCCGCCCCGTCTGGATGAGCGAGTACGCCTTCATCGCCGCCATCTTCGCCATCCTCCTCCTCATCTTCTGGCTCATCGGCGAACTGGTGTACCAACGAAAGCGGATCTACGACGGCGTGAAATACCGGTTGGGCTAA